The Geoalkalibacter sp. nucleotide sequence CCGGCGTCTTCGACGAACCCTTTCAGGAGTACCGCTGGGAGATCGAGTTTTCCGAAACGCTGCTGCCCGCGGTTCAGCAGGTGGATGTCCGGGTGCTCTGGGGACCGGCGGAGCGGATGGAAAAGATCGACATCGCTTCATTCGTGTTTCGCGCCGGGGGGTCGCTGCGCCCGTGAGAGCCCAAGGCTTCACCCTGCTCGAGATTCTGGTCGCCCTGACCATCACCGCCATCGTCCTGACCTCGGTCTACGGGGTTTTCGCCACCTTGAGTTCCGCCAAGGAAGAACTCGAAAGCGACGCCGAGATCTTCCATCAGGCGCGGGTGTTGTTTGACCGCATGGCGCGCGAAATCCGCAGCGTCTATTATCACCCTGCCCGCGAGTCCATTTTTCAGGGGGGAGAGGGCGAGGAACGTCAGGATTTTCTCGAATTGACGACGAGGGCCACTTCCCCGACCCTGCCGCGAGCCGCGGGCATATCACGGGTGCGCTACGAAGTGCGGCCCGATCCCGATGATCGCGAAGGGCCGCCGCAACTGGTGCGGCGGGAGGAAAGTCTGCTGCCGGGCGCTGCCGCGGCGGGCATGGAACACCGTCTTGCCGCGGGCATCCGCACCTTTCGCCTGCGTTTTTTCGACGGCATCGAATGGCGCGACGCCTGGAGCGCGGGCGATGGCCTGGGCTTGCCGCAGATGGTCGAACTTTTCTTGGAAATCGAGGCGCAAGGACGCTCCCGAACCTTTCTCACGGCGGTGGAAGTCCCGCGGATCGAGCCATGAGAGATCCCCTGCTGCGCCAGGAAAAGGGCATGGTGTTGCTGCTGGTGCTGGTGGTGGTCGCCCTGCTGTCGGCCCTGCTCACCGAGTTCGCCTTCTCCACGCTGGTCGATCTGCGCCTGGTCGAGACCTATCGCGACAGCACCCGCGCCTATTATCTGGCGCGCGGCGGCATGCGCGCCGGGCAGATGATTCTGCAAGAGGACCGCAACGCCTACGATGCCCGCAACGAACTCTGGGGACAGGGGGTCGCCAATTTTCCCGTCGGCGAGGAAGGCATCGTCACCATCGACATCGAGGATTTGGACGGCCGGCTGGCGATCAACGCCCTGGTGCGGGGCAACAACCCCGATCCGGTGCAAAAGGAGCGCTTCATGCGGCTGTTCGAGCAGTTTGATTTCGACCATCCGGCCGACATGGTCGCCGCCTTGATCGATTGGCTCGACTCGGGCGACGATGTCTATGAGCAGGATGGGGCTCTCGGCGCGGAAAGCGCCTACTACCAGAGCCTGAACCCGCCCTACGCGGCGCGCAACGGCTCACTGGCAAGCCTCGACGAACTCGCCCTGGTGCGCGGCTTCAGTGCCGATATCGTCGAAACCCTGCGCCCGCATGTCAGTTTGCACGGGGATTTGCGCGTCAACCTCAACACGGCCGCTCCCGAGGTCATCGCCACCCTGCATTTTGACGAGGCGCGCCCCGTTTATCCCGAGGAAGCGCAGGATATCGCTGCCGCCCGCGACCTTGCGCCCTTTGAAAATCTGGAGGATTTCCAGCGGGAATTTCCCGGTCTCTGGGAAAAATTTCCCACGAGCGCCGAGCTCACCTACGGCATCGGCTTCAAAAGCAACTATTATCTGATTCGCTCCCAGGCGTGGGTCAATGACGGCACCCGCACCGTGACCGCCGTGGTCAGCAAGAGCGACAACAAAATTCATTCCCTGCGCGTCGACTGAAGAACCTATGGCCAAAAAATTTATCGGTATCGACATTGAGGACGGCCTGCTGCGCATCGTGACGGCCGAGGCAAGCAAAACCGGCCCGGTTCTGACGGGCGCGGCGGAGAAGGCCCTGCCCGCCGAAGAGGATGCGCTGGTCAGCGCCTTGGCGCAATGCCTCGACCAGGTCGCCTTTGGCGACATCGTCGCAACCTTTCTGCCGGCGATGGGCAATTTTTTCCGGCGGCTGGAGTTTCCCTTCTCGGATTCCAAGAAAATCGCCGCCGCCTTGCCGCTGGCCATGAGCAGCCAGGTGCCCGCGGGCGAGGATCTCGAATTTGATTTTCTCGCCCCTCGGCCTCACGCCGGCGGGTTCAGGGTCGGCGCCGCTGCGGTGAAAAAATCCGCGGCGCTCCTCATGGCCGGGTATTTTCAACAAGCCAATGTTCCCCTGCATGTTCTAGATCTGGCGCCCTTCGCCTTTGCCGCCGGCTTGCGCCGTTTTGTCGACGACGGCGTGCTCGGCTACATCAGCCAAGGCGAGATCAGCCTGGCGCGGCTCGCCGATGGACAGGTCGTCGATTTCCGCGCCCTTCCCTACCGCTCATCCCATCCGGCGGAAAAAACCGCAGCCCTGATCCTGCGGGATTATCTCGCCCTGGCCCGGCCCGACGCAGAAAAAACTCAACCGCTTTATCTGATCGGCAGCGGGGCC carries:
- a CDS encoding type II secretion system protein GspJ; translated protein: MRAQGFTLLEILVALTITAIVLTSVYGVFATLSSAKEELESDAEIFHQARVLFDRMAREIRSVYYHPARESIFQGGEGEERQDFLELTTRATSPTLPRAAGISRVRYEVRPDPDDREGPPQLVRREESLLPGAAAAGMEHRLAAGIRTFRLRFFDGIEWRDAWSAGDGLGLPQMVELFLEIEAQGRSRTFLTAVEVPRIEP
- the gspK gene encoding type II secretion system minor pseudopilin GspK produces the protein MRDPLLRQEKGMVLLLVLVVVALLSALLTEFAFSTLVDLRLVETYRDSTRAYYLARGGMRAGQMILQEDRNAYDARNELWGQGVANFPVGEEGIVTIDIEDLDGRLAINALVRGNNPDPVQKERFMRLFEQFDFDHPADMVAALIDWLDSGDDVYEQDGALGAESAYYQSLNPPYAARNGSLASLDELALVRGFSADIVETLRPHVSLHGDLRVNLNTAAPEVIATLHFDEARPVYPEEAQDIAAARDLAPFENLEDFQREFPGLWEKFPTSAELTYGIGFKSNYYLIRSQAWVNDGTRTVTAVVSKSDNKIHSLRVD